A genome region from Haliotis asinina isolate JCU_RB_2024 chromosome 11, JCU_Hal_asi_v2, whole genome shotgun sequence includes the following:
- the LOC137255532 gene encoding uncharacterized protein: MDNTSTSSFNVSDLLPHQETDMECNMSTGCDVHDANQTDHLFDRILQITEIIFTCFDILNVLGNVVLMLLIYKASPKMEASGRPLMNQAVADAGNGLSWLILYGVMYTNPHRDILQTALLVQRVVMSILYCESGLSLAMTLFALHIAICNPVSYKIYLEHKHITMFIAVSWLVVISTWNLAFAADNYFILERYSITVTLNVTKHNIWFAALTMIMDVILPFVTISISYTRICLFMRKEENSSITSAVTTMRYVRQAKGILLVSITYILTSVPLYIWSDLWNVYMECENDIRFFLIGASLAFLNYVYLVFKLPLFLLGFKSYRQVASRIFCQHLASRSMSSGNEGTLPQSKYNLPTKVNHRPDDGGFHQAAEDARSTPIQVDEPIEIKGNIGRVNHAFTNTCSVNRDGMESTNSTDNDVTSCTNDDVISSRPISVTDRSTTKYCYCVIDIDLGPLYYESRSNSKFSPTRPPPLMILDNAATGLKQVLSPTRPPPLVILESAAVQPASNMDHLPPVRLP; this comes from the exons ATGGACAACACATCAACCTCGAGCTTCAATGTCTCTGACTTATTACCTCATCAAGAAACAGACATGGAATGCAACATGTCGACTGGATGCGACGTCCATGACGCTAACCAAACTGACCATCTGTTTGACAGAATACTGCAGATAACAGAAATCATTTTCACCTGCTTTGATATTCTGAACGTACTTGGTAACGTTGTCTTGATGTTGCTGATCTACAAGGCTTCTCCAAAGATGGAAGCTTCGGGGCGCCCTCTCATGAACCAGGCCGTGGCTGACGCAGGAAATGGACTGTCCTGGCTTATTTTGTATGGGGTCATGTACACCAATCCACACAGAGATATTCTGCAGACGGCCCTCCTTGTTCAGAGGGTTGTCATGAGTATCCTGTATTGTGAGTCTGGACTGTCACTGGCCATGACACTCTTTGCCCTTCATATTGCCATCTGCAATCCTGTTTCCTACAAGATCTACCTGGAACACAAACATATCACTATGTTCATTGCAGTATCCTGGCTCGTGGTCATTAGCACCTGGAATCTGGCATTTGCAGCGGACAACTACTTCATCCTGGAACGTTATTCTATCACGGTTACGCTGAATGTTACTAAACATAATATCTGGTTTGCAGCCCTTACTATGATCATGGATGTCATTCTGCCTTTTGTCACGATCAGCATCTCCTACACAAGGATATGTCTGTTTATGCGCAAGGAAGAGAACTCTTCTATCACATCAGCCGTCACTACCATGCGCTATGTCCGTCAAGCAAAAGGCATTCTTCTCGTTTCTATCACCTATATTCTAACATCTGTACCTCTGTACATTTGGTCGGACTTATGGAATGTGTATATGGAATGTGAGAATGACATTCGTTTCTTCCTTATTGGAGCAAGCTTGGCCTTCCTGAACTATGTGTACCTTGTTTTCAAGTTACCCCTGTTTCTGTTGGGCTTCAAATCCTATCGTCAAGTGGCCTCCCGAATTTTTTGTCAACATCTTGCATCGAGATCTATGTCCTCTGGCAACGAAGGCACATTGCCTCAAAGTAAATACAATCTTCCAACAAAAGTCAATCACAGGCCTGATGACGGTGGTTTCCACCAAGCTGCAGAGGATGCCAGATCTACCCCGATACAGGTGGATGAGCCAATCGAGATAAAGGGGAATATTGGAAGAGTTAACCATGCCTTTACCAACACCTGCTCTGTGAACCGTGACGGCATGGAGTCAACAAACAGTACAGACAATGACGTCACCTCCTGCACAAACGATGACGTCATCAGTAGCAGACCG ATATCTGTTACAGACCGTTCCACCACTAAATATTGTTACTGTGTCATAGATATTGATTTAGGACCTCTGTACTATGAGTCTCGTTCTAATAGTAAATT TTCTCCCACCCGTCCACCTCCCTTGATGATTCTAGATAATGCTGCAACCGGCCTCAAACAGGTACTTTCTCCCACCCGTCCGCCTCCTTTGGTGATTCTGGAGAGTGCTGCAGTGCAGCCGGCCTCAAACATGGACCATCTCCCACCCGTCCGCCTCCCCTGA
- the LOC137255531 gene encoding soluble scavenger receptor cysteine-rich domain-containing protein SSC5D-like: MKPTSSWHYHTTPAHHLLTLPHHTSPPPPDTATSHQPTSTWHYHTTLAHYLLTTTPAHQLLTPPHQLTTSRHYHTTPHQPISSRHYHTTPAHQLLTLPHHTNSPPPDTTTPHQPTTSSHHQTNSPPPGTTTPRHTSPSAPDTTTPHQPTSSRHYHTTSAHQLRTPPHQLTTSRHYHTTPAH; this comes from the exons ATGAAG cccaccaGCTCCTggcactaccacaccacaccagcccaccaCCTCCTGACActgccacaccacaccagcccaccaCCTCCTGACACTGCCACATCACACCAGCCCACCAGCACCTGGCACTACCACACGACACTAGCCCACTACCTCCTTACA ACCACACCAGCCCACCAGCTCCTGACACCACCACATCAACTCACCACCTCCCggcactaccacaccacaccacaccagcccaTCAGCTCCCgacactaccacaccacaccagcccaTCAGCTCCTgacactaccacaccacaccaactcaccacctcccgacactaccacaccacaccagcccaccaCTTCTTCACACCACCAGACCAACTCACCACCACCTGGCACTACCACACCACGCCACACCAGCCCATCAGCTcctgacaccaccacaccacaccagcccaccaGCTCCCGGCACTACCACACCACATCAGCCCACCAGCTCCGGACACCACCACACCAACTCACCACCTCCCgacactaccacaccacaccagcccacTAG